From Carassius gibelio isolate Cgi1373 ecotype wild population from Czech Republic chromosome B21, carGib1.2-hapl.c, whole genome shotgun sequence, the proteins below share one genomic window:
- the LOC127985592 gene encoding olfactory receptor 52D1-like — protein MDNVSYPVILTLMVPKETKSYKHIYFICFLALYLLILSINIRLVMVIIMEKALHEPMYIFLCYVCINGVFGASGFYPKILSDLIFDSYVISFQMCALQAYVIYSSLLSEITILTLMSYDRYVAICKPLEYHSKLTKITCVKLILFSWIFTNGFCVTTALLTNLRPFCKYHIDKLYCDNWSIVKLSCVSSFVNNVFGYAMTVIFSSFIILIIVSYFKLISACKASLESRRKFWQTCLPHILSLINFTSAYFFDILYSRYGSNDIPESLRNFLALELVIVPPVFNPLIYGLNIRAVRKRVIPSCVAASENVLKRVKI, from the coding sequence ATGGATAATGTGTCTTATCCTGTGATACTGACTCTTATGGTGCCAAAAGAAACTAAATCCTACaagcatatatattttatatgctttCTAGCCTTATATCTCCTTATTCTATCAATTAATATTCGTCTTGTTATGGTCATCATAATGGAGAAAGCTCTTCATGAACCAATGTACATATTCTTATGTTATGTGTGTATAAATGGGGTTTTTGGAGCCTCTGGATTCTACCCAAAAATTTTGTCTGATTTAATATTTGACTCATATGTGATCTCCTTTCAGATGTGTGCTCTGCAAGCCTATGTTATCTACAGTTCTTTACTTTCTGAGATCACGATATTAACACTAATGTCTTATGATAGATATGTAGCCATATGCAAACCTTTAGAGTATCATtccaaattaactaaaatcaCCTGTGTGAAATTAATTCTGTTCTCATGGATTTTTACCAATGGCTTTTGTGTTACAACAGCCCTGTTAACAAACTTGAGACCTTTCTGTAAATATCACATTGACAAATTATATTGTGACAACTGGTCAATTGTAAAACTGTCTTGTGTATCATCTTTTGTTAATAACGTCTTTGGATATGCTATGACTGTTATATTTTCTAGCTTTATAATTCTTATCATAGTGTCCTACTTTAAACTGATCTCTGCATGTAAAGCATCTTTAGAAAGCAGAAGGAAATTCTGGCAAACATGTCTGCCACACATATTATCACTGATAAATTTCACTTCTGCATATTTTTTTGATATCTTGTATAGTAGATATGGTTCAAATGACATTCCAGAGAGTTTGCGTAATTTTTTGGCTCTTGAACTGGTGATAGTCCCACCTGTGTTCAATCCTCTAATCTATGGGTTAAACATTAGAGCAGTGCGTAAAAGAGTTATCCCTTCTTGTGTTGCAGCAagtgaaaatgttttgaaaagggtgaaaatttaa
- the LOC127985593 gene encoding olfactory receptor 52D1-like: MDNVSYPMILTLMVPKETKSYKNVYFICFFALYLLILSINISLVMVIIMEKALHEPMYIFLCYVCINGIYGASGFYPKFLSDLISDSYVISFQMCALQAYVIYSSLLSEITILTVMAYDRYVAICKPLEYHSKLTENTCVKLILFSWIFTNGFCLTAALLTNLRPICKYHIDKLYCDNWSIVKLSCVSSFVNSVFGYAITVTFFSFIVLIIISYFKLISACKASLESRRKFWQTCLPHILSLLNFTFAILFDNMYSRYGENDISESLRNFLALELVIVPPVFNPLIYGLNIRAVRKRAFSLCCIKSK, from the coding sequence ATGGATAATGTTTCTTATCCTATGATACTGACTCTTATGGTGCCAAAAGAAACTAAATCATACaagaatgtatattttatatgcttTTTTGCCTTATATCTCTTGATACTGTCAATTAATATTAGTCTTGTTATGGTCATTATAATGGAGAAAGCGCTTCATGAACCAATGTACATTTTCTTGTGTTATGTGTGTATAAATGGGATTTATGGAGCCTCCGGATTCTACCCAAAATTTTTGTCTGATTTAATATCTGACTCATATGTGATCTCCTTTCAGATGTGCGCTCTGCAAGCCTATGTTATCTACAGTTCTTTACTTTCTGAGATCACAATATTAACAGTGATGGCTTATGATAGATATGTAGCCATATGCAAACCTTTAGAGTATCATTCCAAATTAACTGAAAACACCTGTGTGAAACTAATTCTGTTCTCATGGATTTTTACCAATGGCTTTTGTCTTACAGCAGCCCTGTTAACAAACTTGAGACCTATCTGTAAATATCACATTGACAAATTATATTGTGACAACTGGTCAATTGTAAAACTGTCTTGTGTATCATCTTTTGTTAATAGCGTCTTTGGATATGCTATAACTGTTACATTTTTTAGCTTTATAGTTCTTATCATAATATCCTACTTTAAACTGATCTCTGCATGTAAAGCATCTTTAGAAAGCAGAAGGAAATTCTGGCAAACATGTTTGCCACACATATTATCGCTGTTGAATTTCACTTTTGCCATTCTTTTTGATAATATGTATAGCAGATATGGTGAAAATGATATTTCAGAGAGTTTGCGCAATTTTTTGGCTCTTGAACTGGTGATAGTCCCACCTGTGTTCAATCCTCTAATCTATGGGTTAAATATTAGAGCAGTGCGTAAAAGAGCCTTTTCTTTGTGTTGCATCAAGAGTAAATGA